CCTCGCCCACGTAGGCCCGCCGCCCCCCGAGGTCGGCGGGGGAACTGGCCAGGACCCAGGCCCCGTCCCGGTAGGCGTAGCGCACCAGCACGGCCTCTCTTTCCCGCACCTGGTCCAGTTCCAGGGTGATCCGCTGTTGCAGGGGGAAGCCCAGGGAGACCCGGCTGCCTTAAAGGCAAGCTTTTTCACCGCTCTATCTCCCTTGGAAAGGGTTCCAGGGGCATGCCCCCATTCTAAGGGGTTTCCGTGGGGATAATGGGGCCATGGCCCTTCTCTTCACCCCCCTAAGGCTTCGGGAGGTTCGGCTCAGAAACCGCCTGGCCATGTCCCCCATGTGCCAGTACTCGGCCACAGGAGAAGGAGGGGTCACGGACTGGCACCTCCTCCACTACCCCACCCGGGCCCTAGGTGGGGTAGGCCTCGTGATCGTGGAGGCCACGGCGGTCCTTCCCGAGGGAAGGATCAGCCCCTTTGACCTGGGCATCTGGTCCGAGGAGCACGTTCCGGGGCTTAGCGAGCTTGCGCGGCGGATCCGGGAGGCGGGGGCGGTGCCGGGGATCCAGCTCGCCCACGCCGGGCGCAAGGCGGGGACGGCCAGGCCGTGGGAAGGGGGCAAGCCCTTGGGATGGAAGGTGGTGGGGCCGAGCCCCCTCCCCTTTGCCGAGGGTTACCCCGTGCCCGAGCCCCTCACGGAGGAGGGGATGGCGCGGGTTCTTCAGGCCTTCGTAGAGGGGGCAAGGCGCGCCCTAAGGGCGGGCTTCCAGGTCCTTGAGCTCCACATGGCCCACGGCTATCTGCTTTCCTCCTTCCTCTCCCCTCTTTCCAACCAGAGGAGCGACGCCTACGGGGGAAGCCTCGAGGCCAGGATGCGTTTTCCCCTGGAGGTGGCCAAGGCGGTGCGGGAGGCTATACCCCCTGAGCTTCCCCTTTTCGTGCGGGTCTCGGCCACGGACTGGGGGGAAGGGGGGTGGGGCCTCGAGGACACCCTGGCCTTCGCGGAGAGGCTCAAGGCCCTGGGGGTGGACCTTTTGGACCTCTCCTCCGGCGGGGTGGTGCCGGGGGTGAGGGTTCCCGTGGCCCCGGGCTTCCAGGTGCCCTTCGCCGACGCCGTGCGGAAGCGGGTGGGGATGCGGACGGGGGCGGTGGGCCTCCTCACCACGCCGGAGCAGGCCGAGACCGTGCTCCAGGCGGGAAGCGCCGACCTCGTCCTCCTGGGCCGCGTGCTCCTTAGGGACCCCTACTTCCCCTTGCGGGCGGCCCAGGCCCTGGGGGCGGAGGTTCCCATTCCGCCCCAGTACCAGAGGGCCTTTTGATACCTCCCGGCCGGTCCCCCAGGGCATGGGGGCCTTTCTATCCCTCGCTTCGCAGAAGCTCCAGGAGGGCCCTGCGGTGCGCCTCGTAGGCCGCCCGGCCCTGGGGGGTGAGGGCCACCCAGGTCCTCGGCCTTTTGCCCTGGTACCCCTTTTCCACCCGCACGTACCCGGCCTCCTCCAGCTTGGCGAGGTGGCTGGAGAGGTTGCCCTCCGTGAGGCCCAGGGCGTCCTTGAGCCAGGAAAACTCCACCTGGGCCCCCTCCCCCAGGGCATGGAGAAGGGCCATGATCCGGAGGCGGGTCTCCTGGTGGATCACCGGGTCCAGCGCCAAAGGAGCACCCCCCCATAGACCAAGGCCAAGAGCCCCACCGCGCCCATCCCCAGGTGAAAGAGGTCAGGGAAGGCCCGGTAGAGGACGAGGTCCACGGCGAAGAGCCCTAGCCCCGCCCAGGCCATTCCCGGGATCCGCCAGAGGGTGCCCAGGTAGGCGTAGGCGAAGGCCACCAGGCTGACCAGGAAGCTTTCCCCCCTAAGGTCCGTGGGCGGGAGGAGGAAGAGCCAGTGGAGGAGGGCAAAGAGGGTGAGCAGGGCCCAGAAGTAGAAGGTCTGGAGCCCCAGGAAGGTCCTCACGCTCACCCCCTGCCGGGCCCCCAGGTAAAAGGAGAGGAGCCCGCCCAGGGGGCCCGCCACCGTCCAGAAACGCCCTCCCACCTCCTTATTCCAGGCCAGGAGAAAGCCTCCCAAGGCCCAGAGCGCGCCCCAGAGCACGAGGGTCCATCCCCCCAGGAGGGCGAGCTTTAGCCGGGCTTCCCCTTCCGTCTCTTCCAAGCTCTTTAAAAGCGTCCGGGCTTCCTCCCGTTTCATGGTCTACCTCCCCCAAAGAGCACCCGAAAGTACCCTCCTCCTCCCGCGAACCCCAGGGGAAGGGCGTACCCGGCGCCGAGGCCCAGAAGCCAGCCCCCTTCCCGCCCCAGGAGCAGGAAAGCCCTGACCCCCAGGTCCAGGAGAAAACCGCCCCCCGCCCGGCTTTCCCCACCCAGGCCTAGGACGGGGAGGAGGTAAGCCCCCTCTCCCTGGGGGAGGAGGAGCCCCACCAGGAAGGCCCCGCCGCTACCCAAAGGCCCACCCCAGGCCTCCCCGCCCAAGGCGATCCCCTGGAAGGTGCCAAACCCCCCGCCGCCTCCCTGGAGGCTGCCCTGGAAGCCCACAAAGCCGTAGCCCAGGGAGCCCGCCAGGGCTGTGCCGAGAAGAAGGCTGAGGCTCAGGACTAGGGTTCTCATGTTTCACCCCCTACAAATAGGTTTGTATCACAGAGTAATCTGCCTGTCAAGAAACTCTCCCGCCCCTTTCCGTTAAACTTTCCCCATGAAGGCCATAAGGGTTCACCAGGTAGGGGGTCCGGAGGTGTTGCGGCTTGAGGAGCTTCCCCTCCCCGAGCCTGGGCCTGGGGAGGTTCTGGTCCGCCTCCAGGCCATCGGGGTCAACTACATTGACACCTACAAGCGGAGGGGCCTTTACCCCATGCCCCTCCCCTTTACCCTGGGGGAGGAGGGCGCCGGGGTGGTGGAGAAGGTGGGGGAGGGGGTGGTGGGGGTGAGGCCCGGGGACCGGGTGGCCTTCGCCAACGTCCAAGGGGCCTACGCCGAGTACCAGGTGGTCCCGGCGGAGAGGCTCGTGCCCATCCCCGAGGGGCTGGACTTCAAGCTCGCGGCGGCCGTCCTCCTCCAGGGCATGACCGTGCACTACCTCCTGGAGAGCACCTACCCCGTGGCCCCGGGGGACCAGGTCCTGGTCCACGCGGGGGCGGGGGGGGTGGGCCAGCTCCTCATCCCGTGGGCCAAGCGGAAGGGCGCCACGGTCTACGCCACGGCCAGCACCCCCGAGAAGCGGCGGCTCTGCCTCGAGGCGGGCGCCGACTACGCCCTGCCCTACGAGGGCTTCGCCCAGGCGGTGAAGGCCCTCTCCGGGGGTGGGGTGGACGTGGTCTACGACGGGGTGGGGAAGGACACCTTTGAGGGGAGCCTGGACGCCCTCCGCCCCCGGGGGATGCTCGTCCTCTTCGGCCAGTCCTCGGGGCCCGTCCCCCCCTTGGACCCCCAGGTCCTGAACCGCAAGGGCAGCCTCTTCCTCACCCGCCCCACCCTCCACCACCACACGGCGAGCCGCAAGGAGCTCCTTTGGCGCGCTGGGGAGGTCTTCCGGGCCGTGCGGGAGGGGTGGCTTCGGGTCCTCATCGGGGCCGAGTTCCCCCTGGAAGGGGCGAGGGAGGCCCACGAGGCCCTGGAGGGGCGCAAGACCGTGGGCAAGGTGCTCCTAATCCCCTAGGAAGCGGGCTTTCCAGGCGCGAAGCCCCTCCTCCGGCAACCCTGCTCCCCGCACGGTGCAGGCCAGGGCGGAGAGGGCCACCGCCCCCCTTAGGGCCGCCTCCAGGTCTTCCCGGGGGAGGGCCCGGAGGTTCTCCCGGCCGTAGCCGCGCCGGAGGAGGAGGGCGAGGAGCCCGGCGGTGAAGGCGTCCCCCGCCCCCACGGTGTCCGCCACGGCCACCTTCTCCCCGGGCACCCGCACCTCCCCCTCTCCCCAGAAGGCCACCGCCCCCTCAGGGCCCAGGGTGAGGACCTTGAGGGGGGTGGGCAGGCGCCGCACCCCCTCCAGGGGGCCTTCGGGGAAGAGGAGGCGGGCGTCCTCCAGGGAGAGCTTCAGGAGGTCCACCCGGGCGAGGAAGCCCTGGATGGCGGCGCGCTCGGCCTGCGTGGGGGGATGGCGCAGGTTGGGGTCGTAGGAGGTGAGGACCCCTTCCCGCAGGGCCTCCCCGAGGAGGGCCTCCACGCCCCCTCGGGTCCGGGCCTCGAGGGCGAACAGGGAGCCGAGGTGGAAGGCCCGGGCCCCCTTCAGGGCCCCCTCCTCGGCGCGGAAGGGGTCGTGGAAGGGGCGGTGGAAGCTGTAAAGGGGATTGCCCTCCCCGTCCAGGCGCACCAGGGCCAGGGGCATGGGCGCGGGATGGCGTGTTAGCCGCGCCTCGAGGCCCCGCCTGGCCATCTCTGCCTCGCTCCAGGCGGAAAGCCAGTCCTGTCCCACCTCCGAGAGGAAGCGCACGGCAAACCCCAGGCGGCGCAGGGCGCTGGCGGTGTTCAGGACCGAGCCCCCCAGGACCCCGGTGAAGCGCAAGGGCGCCTCCTCCTCCAGGACCAGGTCCACCAGAACCTCGCCC
Above is a window of Thermus islandicus DSM 21543 DNA encoding:
- a CDS encoding NADH:flavin oxidoreductase/NADH oxidase; translation: MALLFTPLRLREVRLRNRLAMSPMCQYSATGEGGVTDWHLLHYPTRALGGVGLVIVEATAVLPEGRISPFDLGIWSEEHVPGLSELARRIREAGAVPGIQLAHAGRKAGTARPWEGGKPLGWKVVGPSPLPFAEGYPVPEPLTEEGMARVLQAFVEGARRALRAGFQVLELHMAHGYLLSSFLSPLSNQRSDAYGGSLEARMRFPLEVAKAVREAIPPELPLFVRVSATDWGEGGWGLEDTLAFAERLKALGVDLLDLSSGGVVPGVRVPVAPGFQVPFADAVRKRVGMRTGAVGLLTTPEQAETVLQAGSADLVLLGRVLLRDPYFPLRAAQALGAEVPIPPQYQRAF
- a CDS encoding winged helix-turn-helix domain-containing protein; translated protein: MALDPVIHQETRLRIMALLHALGEGAQVEFSWLKDALGLTEGNLSSHLAKLEEAGYVRVEKGYQGKRPRTWVALTPQGRAAYEAHRRALLELLRSEG
- a CDS encoding quinone oxidoreductase family protein → MKAIRVHQVGGPEVLRLEELPLPEPGPGEVLVRLQAIGVNYIDTYKRRGLYPMPLPFTLGEEGAGVVEKVGEGVVGVRPGDRVAFANVQGAYAEYQVVPAERLVPIPEGLDFKLAAAVLLQGMTVHYLLESTYPVAPGDQVLVHAGAGGVGQLLIPWAKRKGATVYATASTPEKRRLCLEAGADYALPYEGFAQAVKALSGGGVDVVYDGVGKDTFEGSLDALRPRGMLVLFGQSSGPVPPLDPQVLNRKGSLFLTRPTLHHHTASRKELLWRAGEVFRAVREGWLRVLIGAEFPLEGAREAHEALEGRKTVGKVLLIP
- a CDS encoding carbohydrate kinase family protein, yielding MLVLVGEVLVDLVLEEEAPLRFTGVLGGSVLNTASALRRLGFAVRFLSEVGQDWLSAWSEAEMARRGLEARLTRHPAPMPLALVRLDGEGNPLYSFHRPFHDPFRAEEGALKGARAFHLGSLFALEARTRGGVEALLGEALREGVLTSYDPNLRHPPTQAERAAIQGFLARVDLLKLSLEDARLLFPEGPLEGVRRLPTPLKVLTLGPEGAVAFWGEGEVRVPGEKVAVADTVGAGDAFTAGLLALLLRRGYGRENLRALPREDLEAALRGAVALSALACTVRGAGLPEEGLRAWKARFLGD